From one Mytilus galloprovincialis chromosome 13, xbMytGall1.hap1.1, whole genome shotgun sequence genomic stretch:
- the LOC143056583 gene encoding uncharacterized protein LOC143056583 → MEQWEVTFEGHHVPPTTVWVAPNKNPLKQNEIRKRALTLMKDGITSSKKMKLNLKEDVSQKQLQSFIQYRKKKEKKDGTVMRLSNYSDSSDEDSAEEDNLLGIPKNNKQFHPNNTLQIRINPTM, encoded by the exons ATGGAACAATGGGAAGTCACTTTTGAGGGACACCACGTCCCTCCAACAACTGTGTGGGTTGCACCAAACAAAAACCCATTAAAGCAAAATGAG ATTCGTAAAAGAGCTCTAACTTTAATGAAAGATGGGATAACTTCATCTAAAAAGATGAAGTTAAATCTGAAGGAAGATGTTAGTCAGAAACAACTACAATCTTTTATACAATACAggaagaaaaaggaaaaaaaagatgGGACAGTGATGAGACTAAGTAACTATTCAGACTCATCAGATGAAGATTCTGCAGAGGAAGACAACCTTTTAGGGATAcctaaaaataacaaacaattcCATCCTAATAACACTTTGCAGATAAGAATAAATCCTACTAtgtga
- the LOC143056604 gene encoding uncharacterized protein LOC143056604 encodes MDLIRGYNDSETESDENEHDQFLRTFHVAVGGNELENSLTSHQLLKEIDLVRCKRDIKKKYITPKEDDNVERFSFKINRNNHEIVATRNRYSDMFILTEEGKEKQRLIKAGLDKDSVAVYWTIYCPGKGTCKRVCGGIGTCDEGCISQRKRHDRHNCQVSVTAKIMLSDETKWNVCIRGSHTDSDSEWSEPTGNRKILERVKDNIMVSRSYGLKPFEVFRRQIKDLKEPDMETEFKDTRTNPTDKRVVDFIKNTEKRHSFSSGQWTAVHHLAVNELRNSGQLLFYQKGNAEEAAMDDIDRGYILAVSNQSALLSARKNQAVLGIDGKHGLQEDGAALMTAITQHKDGFGCPTSFTIMSRENSDNIFNALRAIKENVPCPDDECDHPFRYFELPNNQGYRRVTQCSRVQEYKPLVMIDKFEASANACQRLELTYVLCWFHLVKAVMEKLTHESVSLHDSYLIILGFKIVARAVSEERACERWQMFLQVIDLLFKDDKQIRLKKYFIEEWWCPKWRYAWLDITRRPLACNGSRTMTTNNCDENLNLKVANCVGGKRKKVSTLVFELTGFEKAKSGNEAAVGQKKKASLLDTHAAKTICHNLGTRKATPSDITLRDNQARFMFLTYKVKDTEKNGIYIVTDEHQKVQRFKDRKGNWITISDTSVLKNLLSSLHPTGLIPANDEVLIDMNTTTCTCTDFVWRSALRDMCIHMKAVLLFIDDQKRNSNVRESAKGELAEFLRRKQLARPTQGRDELLCDADDSIVFERLSDLYEEHKGKLWEFLSVVQRSDRNDKFRPKDLPKTCLTIGKPKERGAKPRAANPFKRKRVLQKVSKSKDDPVEPKKRKTHNGSLKRKRNTARRASSRIVARAKQTLLIGALVKPRLTDPKLDSPLSDYARLRQKRIEMETKQKESQAQFVKELVAKSPSLSRGQIMAQLSRRKSGGFKSRSGRHIKRKSFGPDFESF; translated from the exons ATGGATTTGATTCGGGGTTACAATGATTCAGAAACAGAATCAGATGAGAACGAACATGATCAATTTCTCCGAACCTTCCATGTTGCTGTTGGTGGCAATGAGTTAGAAAACAGTTTGACAAGTCATCAGTTGTTGAAGGAAATTGACTTGGTCAGGTGCAAACGTGATATAAAGAAGAAGTACATCACACCTAAAGAGGATGACAATGTTGAACGTTTTTCATTTAAGATCAATCGAAACAACCATGAAATCGTTGCAACACGGAATAGATATTCCGACATGTTTATTTTAACTGAAGAagggaaagaaaaacaaaggttAATCAAAGCTGGTTTGGATAAAGATTCTGTTGCTGTGTATTGGACCATTTATTGCCCTGGTAAAGGAACTTGCAAACGTGTTTGCGGTGGAATTGGGACATGTGATGAAG GTTGCATTTCTCAGAGAAAACGTCATGATCGCCACAACTGTCAGGTCAGTGTAACAGCAAAAATTATGTTGTCAGATGAAACCAAGTGGAATGTTTGTATAAGAGGATCCCATACTGATAGTGACTCAGAATGGAGTGAACCAACTGGAAACAGGAAAATATTAGAACGTGTTAAAGACAATATTATGGTAAGCAGATCATATGGACTTAAGCCATTTGAGGTTTTCAGACGtcaaataaaagatttaaagGAGCCTGACATGGAGACAGAATTTAAAGACACAAGAACAAATCCCACTGATAAACGTGTGGTTGACTTCATAAAAAATACGGAGAAAAGACACTCTTTCAGTTCAGGACAGTGGACTGCTGTCCATCATTTAGCAGTTAATGAATTGAGAAACTCTGGCCAATTGCTTTTTTACCAGAAAGGGAATGCAGAAGAGGCTGCTATGGATGATATAGATAGAGGTTATATATTGGCAGTGTCCAACCAATCAGCACTTTTGTCAGCCAGAAAAAACCAAGCTGTCCTTGGAATTGATGGAAAACATGGTTTACAGGAGGATGGCGCAGCTCTAATGACTGCTATCACTCAGCATAAAGATGGATTTGGATGTCCAACGTCATTCACTATTATGAGCAGAGAAAATTCAGATAATATATTTAATGCTTTACGAGCTATCAAGGAAAATGTGCCGTGTCCTGATGATGAGTGTGACCATCCTTTTAGATACTTTGAGCTGCCAAATAATCAGGGTTATCGTCGAGTTACCCAGTGTTCCAGGGTCCAAGAGTATAAACCTTTAGTCATGATAGACAAGTTTGAAGCTTCTGCTAATGCATGCCAGCGCCTAGAACTAACATATGTCCTTTGTTGGTTCCATTTAGTTAAAGCGGTGATGGAAAAGCTAACTCATGAATCAGTTTCGCTTCATGACTCTTACTTAATCATTCTTGGATTCAAGATTGTTGCAAGGGCTGTGTCTGAGGAAAGGGCTTGTGAAAGATGGCAGATGTTTTTACAG GTTATTGACCTCCTCTTCAAAGATGACAAGCAGATACGACTGAAAAAGTACTTTATAGAGGAATGGTGGTGTCCAAAGTGGAGATATGCATGGTTGGATATTACAAGACGCCCACTTGCATGCAACGGAAGCAGAACAATGACTACTAATAACTGTGATGAAAATCTGAATTTGAAAGTAGCCAATTGTGTTggtggaaaaagaaaaaaagtttcaaCTCTTGTGTTTGAACTGACAG GTTTTGAGAAAGCGAAATCAGGAAATGAGGCAGCAGTAGGTCAGAAGAAAAAAGCTTCTTTGCTAGACACGCATGCAGCAAAAACAATTTGTCACAA TCTTGGAACAAGAAAGGCCACACCATCAGACATTACTTTGCGTGACAATCAGGCGAGATTTATGTTTCTTACCTACAAAGTAAAAGATACCGAAAAAAATGGGATTTATATTGTTACAGATGAGCACCAAAAGGTTCAAAG ATTTAAGGATCGCAAAGGAAATTGGATCACGATTTCGGACACCAGTGTTCTGAAGAACTTGCTTTCATCGCTGCATCCTACTGGTCTGATTCCTGCAAATGATGAAGTTTTGATTGATATGAATAcaacaacatgtacatgtacagatTTTGTTTGGCGTAGTGCTTTAAGAGATATGTGTATACACATGAAAGCAGTTTTACTTTTCATTGATGATCAGAAAAGGAACAGTAATGTCAGGGAATCTGCCAAAGGGGAACTTGCTGAATTTCTTAGACGTAAACAGCTTGCAAGGCCAACACAAGGCAGAGATGAATTGCTTTGTGATGCTGATGACAGT ATTGTGTTTGAACGTTTATCAGATTTGTATGAAGAACATAAAGGTAAATTATGGGAATTTCTGTCTGTGGTACAAAGGTCAGATAGAAATGACAAATTTAGACCTAAAGACCTCCCAAAGACATGTCTGACAATCGGGAAACCAAAGGAAAGAGGAGCAAAACCAAGAGCTGCCAATCCTTTCAAGAGAAAAAGAGTCCTTCAAAAg GTTTCAAAGAGCAAGGATGATCCAGTTGAACCAAAGAAAAGAAAGACACATAATGGAAGCCTGAAAAGAAAACGTAACACAGCACGGCGTGCATCTTCACGGATAG TTGCCAGAGCCAAACAGACTTTATTGATTGGAGCTCTTGTTAAGCCTCGTCTCACTGATCCAAAGTTAGATTCTCCCC TTTCAGATTATGCAAGATTAAGGCAAAAGAGGATAGAAATGGAAACCAAACAGAAAGAATCACAAGCACAGTTTGTAAAAGAGCTGGTAGCAAAATCCCCATCTCTGTCAAGAGGTCAAATAATGGCACAACTTTCACGAAGAAAGTCAG GTGGCTTTAAATCACGCTCAGGCAGACACATCAAGAGGAAAAGTTTTGGTCCTGATTTTGAAtcattttga